The Candidatus Micrarchaeia archaeon DNA window GAATTTCCAGAGATAAACTGGAGCGCAGTTGCAAGGCAGGCATTTATGCAGAAAATCAAGGACCTTGAATTCCTGAAGCAGTTCAAGGCGGAAAGCGAAATGAGCGAAAAGGAAGCGCTGGATTTGGGAAAGCGGCTTAGGAAGAACCTTGCAAAGAAATTCAGGGACGGATAGCATGGATATTGTAGTGGATGCCAACATCCTGTTTGCAGTGATGATAAAGAAAGGCATCACTGAAAGGATTTTGCTGTCCAATGACCTGCATCTCTACGCCCCTGAGTATATCTTTGTTGAGTTCAGGAAACACGAGAAGGATATTCTGGAAATTACGGGGAGAACTAGTGCGGATTTTCTGAAGCTCGTGGAGCTCTTGGAAAGAAGAATCGAGCTGGTTCCGGTTCTTGAGTTCAAGCATTATATGAAAGAAGCCGATTCTCTCCTTGAAGACAAAGACGATGCAGCATATCTGGCCGTCTGCCTTGCCAAAGCACTGCCGTTATGGTCG harbors:
- a CDS encoding PIN domain-containing protein, whose translation is MDIVVDANILFAVMIKKGITERILLSNDLHLYAPEYIFVEFRKHEKDILEITGRTSADFLKLVELLERRIELVPVLEFKHYMKEADSLLEDKDDAAYLAVCLAKALPLWSNDNGFRKQNRVKVYTTQELIAILKLD